In Paenibacillus sp. FSL R7-0345, a single window of DNA contains:
- a CDS encoding copper amine oxidase N-terminal domain-containing protein, producing the protein MKLLPGFIAVLTLSSAISLSASAAEKPITVQIDQQQLQLTTNAPLNDGHSILVPMRPIFEKLGLSVVFDAKTSTITATKEGLIIKLQLGSKNASINGIVKPLQTAPKMIKNVTYVPVRFVSEATGNNVVWNATTRTVEITSLQATDDTASVADFFSKYVKYSNEENYDGFISLIDAKSPLAAIGPQLKQQFETYNLNVSVDQLNIVDSKTNEVTVHTIETTEKLSGPFMPNSQMEYIYSLTRGSKDAGWKISSLQLQAVNYSLPEGALTAAVTVPKADEDAIKAVFVANMEYTNKEDLEGLMSTIDESSPGYEQNKIVAAQLFQAYDLQGTVESSQVIDYTGDTAALYTVQSIKKLKGPQFQDNRSTTVTTVRKTADGKWKLVQSYPLSSEPLK; encoded by the coding sequence ATGAAATTATTACCCGGATTTATCGCCGTTTTGACTTTATCCAGTGCAATCAGCCTCTCCGCATCAGCAGCCGAAAAGCCGATTACAGTGCAGATCGACCAGCAGCAGCTGCAGCTGACCACGAACGCCCCGCTCAATGACGGCCACTCGATTCTCGTACCGATGCGTCCCATTTTTGAGAAACTGGGCCTGAGCGTCGTATTCGATGCCAAAACAAGTACGATTACCGCAACAAAAGAGGGCCTAATCATCAAGCTGCAACTCGGCAGCAAAAATGCCAGCATTAACGGCATCGTCAAACCGCTCCAGACCGCTCCCAAAATGATCAAAAATGTCACCTACGTACCTGTCCGGTTTGTAAGCGAAGCTACAGGCAATAACGTAGTATGGAATGCAACTACCAGAACGGTTGAGATTACCAGCCTGCAGGCTACTGATGATACTGCCTCGGTTGCTGATTTTTTCAGCAAGTATGTGAAGTATTCTAATGAAGAAAACTATGATGGCTTTATCAGTCTCATTGATGCCAAATCACCACTGGCCGCGATCGGTCCGCAGCTCAAGCAGCAGTTCGAAACCTATAACCTTAACGTTTCCGTGGACCAGCTGAACATCGTCGATTCCAAAACAAATGAAGTAACCGTACATACCATCGAGACGACGGAAAAACTCAGCGGACCCTTTATGCCGAACAGCCAGATGGAATATATTTATTCCCTCACCCGCGGTTCCAAGGACGCCGGTTGGAAGATCAGCAGTCTGCAGCTTCAGGCCGTGAATTACAGCCTGCCGGAGGGCGCCTTGACCGCAGCTGTAACCGTACCAAAAGCGGATGAAGATGCCATCAAGGCTGTATTTGTTGCCAATATGGAATACACCAACAAGGAAGATCTTGAAGGACTGATGTCCACGATAGATGAATCTTCCCCTGGTTATGAACAGAATAAAATTGTAGCAGCACAGCTTTTCCAGGCTTACGACCTCCAGGGTACCGTTGAATCGTCGCAGGTTATCGATTACACAGGCGACACAGCTGCCCTTTATACTGTACAATCCATCAAAAAACTCAAGGGACCACAGTTCCAGGACAACCGCAGTACAACAGTCACCACGGTAAGAAAGACGGCTGACGGCAAATGGAAGCTTGTGCAGAGCTACCCGCTTTCCTCCGAACCGCTTAAATAA
- a CDS encoding glutathione peroxidase: MSIYDYEANTLRGQEESLSKYKGKVLLVVNTASKCGFTPQYKGLQEVYDKFKDRGFEVLGFPSNQFASQEPGESEDIAEFCEINYGVTFPMYEKVDVKGDNAHPLFKYLSKEAPGVLGSKSVKWNFTKFLVDQDGRVLKRFAPSTTPDQIEADIAKLLD; the protein is encoded by the coding sequence ATGAGCATTTATGATTATGAAGCCAACACCCTGCGCGGCCAGGAAGAGTCGCTCTCCAAGTACAAAGGCAAAGTCCTGCTCGTCGTGAACACAGCCAGTAAGTGCGGATTCACCCCCCAGTATAAGGGTCTCCAGGAGGTCTATGATAAATTCAAGGACCGCGGCTTTGAGGTGCTCGGCTTTCCGAGCAATCAGTTTGCCAGCCAGGAGCCTGGAGAGAGTGAGGATATCGCCGAGTTCTGCGAGATTAATTACGGAGTAACCTTCCCGATGTATGAAAAGGTCGATGTCAAAGGCGATAACGCCCATCCATTATTCAAATACTTGTCAAAAGAAGCACCCGGCGTTCTTGGTTCAAAAAGCGTCAAATGGAACTTCACCAAATTCCTGGTGGATCAGGATGGCCGTGTGCTGAAACGGTTTGCCCCTTCGACCACCCCTGACCAGATTGAGGCTGATATCGCCAAGCTGCTGGACTAA
- a CDS encoding TadE family protein — MNLRSEEGSFTVEASLLLPIIMGIIMLLLFFSLYTYQRTMLLQASSVTAERAAYNWDNSHKGTNGDYAAGEYDSLYWRIGEDGLLASLFGTGALNGGVKLAVPASGVPEPLPELKLKQSADRLPANMTGELVYSYGLTSRTVSIELKRMLQLPVLDGLLEDGAAPVVTTQAIVTEPVEFIRTVELMRYYGAKFKNGSKQDSGSGTGMDKQDAAKMLSTLKK; from the coding sequence ATGAATCTGCGGAGTGAGGAAGGCAGCTTTACTGTTGAAGCCTCATTGCTGCTGCCTATCATCATGGGGATTATTATGCTGCTTTTGTTTTTCAGCCTGTATACCTATCAGAGGACGATGCTGCTGCAGGCCTCCTCGGTTACAGCCGAACGGGCAGCATACAACTGGGATAACAGCCATAAGGGTACAAACGGAGATTATGCTGCCGGAGAATATGATTCCTTGTACTGGCGAATCGGTGAAGATGGTTTACTGGCTTCTCTTTTTGGTACAGGGGCATTAAACGGGGGAGTGAAGCTGGCCGTGCCGGCTTCCGGTGTCCCGGAGCCTTTGCCGGAGCTAAAGCTTAAGCAGTCTGCGGACAGGCTTCCGGCAAATATGACCGGAGAGCTGGTATATAGCTACGGTCTGACAAGCCGTACGGTAAGTATCGAGTTAAAGCGCATGCTCCAACTGCCAGTGCTGGATGGGCTGCTGGAGGATGGCGCAGCGCCTGTGGTAACGACACAGGCTATAGTCACAGAACCGGTAGAGTTTATCCGTACTGTCGAGCTGATGCGCTATTATGGGGCGAAGTTTAAGAACGGCTCTAAACAGGATAGTGGCTCCGGAACAGGAATGGACAAGCAGGACGCTGCTAAGATGCTGTCTACTCTGAAGAAATGA
- a CDS encoding type II secretion system F family protein — MRWISGTAAIVLLLGWLLLRVKCGPRYSKLRTLPMEGLRLRAAGEPFLLLIEKWRIGSHLPSVVFRIQRSLQRSYGVRYSSERTLLFTGEIFSFSWLFMLGGSLLTLLSGEEAGIILGALLALILPVALVSDLHKKVKLREQSIMLELPELLNSIVLLVGAGETVQRAIVRCVESRKGDYSHPLYKELFTMITEWEGGYSFQQAFENFSKRCAVQEVSLFTTTVLLNYRRGGADFVLSLRDLSRMLWDKRKALSRTRGEQASSKLVFPMVLIFLIVIVLVGTPAIMMLKM; from the coding sequence ATGCGGTGGATAAGCGGTACGGCAGCCATTGTGCTGCTCCTCGGCTGGCTGCTGCTGCGCGTGAAATGCGGCCCGCGTTACAGTAAGCTGCGCACTTTGCCAATGGAGGGACTGCGGCTGCGGGCGGCGGGGGAGCCTTTTCTGCTGTTGATTGAGAAATGGCGGATCGGCAGTCATCTGCCCTCCGTCGTGTTCAGAATCCAGCGCTCGCTGCAGCGGAGCTACGGTGTCCGCTATAGTTCGGAGCGGACGCTGCTTTTCACAGGTGAAATCTTTAGCTTCAGCTGGCTGTTCATGCTTGGCGGCAGTTTGCTGACCTTGCTTAGCGGTGAGGAGGCGGGAATTATTCTTGGCGCACTGCTGGCACTGATTCTGCCGGTTGCCCTGGTCAGTGACCTGCACAAAAAAGTAAAGCTGCGGGAGCAGAGTATTATGCTGGAGCTGCCGGAGCTGCTGAACAGCATTGTACTGCTGGTTGGTGCCGGTGAGACGGTGCAGCGGGCGATAGTGCGCTGTGTAGAGAGCCGGAAAGGTGATTATAGTCATCCGCTCTATAAAGAACTATTTACAATGATTACTGAATGGGAAGGCGGCTATTCATTCCAGCAGGCGTTTGAGAATTTCAGCAAGCGCTGCGCAGTTCAGGAGGTGTCGCTGTTCACTACGACAGTGCTGCTGAATTACCGCAGGGGCGGCGCGGATTTTGTATTGTCTCTGCGTGATCTGTCGCGGATGTTATGGGACAAACGCAAGGCACTCAGCAGAACGCGCGGGGAGCAGGCTTCCTCGAAGCTGGTATTTCCGATGGTGCTCATCTTTTTAATTGTAATTGTGCTGGTGGGAACACCGGCGATCATGATGCTCAAAATGTAG
- a CDS encoding DUF6382 domain-containing protein has translation MFGLNCDFIQQDGISMQLGTIEGLSLAELNMVQAKMLMNTSIPHHLRLLLREIDLKVTLEYAVSRRKMLSHLLKSEKLSMADLFGLLLQIARGMEEGRQYMLRVEQYALHKDYIFIEGPLGSGKVYLTYIPLQHAESLIPPGEAVKALVMVLMASVTELSGSGLQRLLQYCGSGDFSPSGLKSLLAELLAEDHSAGKLADHPEAVPVIASSHGGTAVSGEMTAQHKQGPRAYVTGVPSSAPIPPVAPLKQRHSLNRLEETAANSSYGREQGWGNVMPKLRLGEDEDAADLDDAEEGMAAVSSPYKTYTALGAVLADALLWKFLYLDRPEMLWLAVCLAVTAILAVVCWMVWRGRIMSVRNLGGSESRELPETEAAEAGKSRMSRKLQNAEWDFGRNPVVPAKPHVQQGAEQKPPIQVRQDSGSFLSGNAGPTRPQPAAVAATALLTASDSAFTGHEKVQPARACPFLERTGAEEDGAPEKIELDRGSFIIGRSPDVAQYVEKSEGVSRVHAEISRGPAGYIIKDLDSRNGTLYQGSPMIPYKEYPLTEGSVFTIIKGSYTFRSA, from the coding sequence TTGTTCGGATTAAACTGTGACTTTATACAACAGGACGGTATCTCCATGCAGCTTGGTACCATTGAAGGATTATCCCTGGCGGAGCTCAATATGGTACAGGCGAAGATGCTGATGAACACTTCAATCCCCCATCATCTGCGGCTGCTGCTCAGGGAAATTGATCTTAAGGTAACGCTGGAATATGCCGTCTCCCGGCGCAAAATGCTTAGCCATTTGCTGAAAAGTGAAAAGCTCAGCATGGCGGACCTATTCGGATTGCTGCTGCAGATTGCCCGGGGGATGGAAGAAGGCAGGCAGTATATGCTGAGGGTAGAGCAGTATGCTTTGCACAAGGACTATATTTTTATTGAGGGACCGCTGGGAAGCGGCAAGGTATATCTTACCTACATACCACTGCAGCACGCCGAATCACTCATACCTCCCGGTGAAGCAGTAAAGGCACTCGTGATGGTGCTTATGGCATCGGTGACCGAGTTATCGGGAAGCGGGCTGCAGAGATTGCTTCAGTATTGCGGCAGTGGAGATTTTTCCCCGTCCGGGCTGAAAAGCCTGCTGGCAGAGCTGCTCGCCGAAGATCATTCCGCAGGTAAGCTCGCAGATCATCCAGAAGCTGTCCCTGTAATTGCATCTTCTCACGGCGGAACTGCTGTATCCGGAGAAATGACTGCACAGCATAAGCAGGGACCGAGGGCTTATGTAACGGGAGTACCTTCTTCGGCACCTATACCTCCTGTAGCTCCTCTAAAACAAAGGCATTCCTTAAACCGCCTGGAGGAGACCGCAGCTAACAGCAGTTATGGCAGGGAGCAGGGCTGGGGAAATGTAATGCCAAAGCTGAGGTTGGGCGAAGACGAGGATGCCGCTGATCTGGATGATGCTGAAGAAGGAATGGCTGCCGTCTCTTCTCCTTATAAAACTTATACTGCATTGGGAGCTGTTCTGGCCGATGCTCTGCTCTGGAAGTTCCTGTACCTGGACAGGCCGGAAATGCTATGGCTGGCTGTTTGTCTTGCTGTTACTGCTATACTTGCGGTTGTATGCTGGATGGTGTGGAGAGGGAGGATTATGTCTGTACGTAACCTTGGCGGGAGCGAAAGCAGGGAGTTGCCGGAGACTGAGGCAGCGGAAGCCGGGAAAAGCCGCATGAGCCGTAAATTGCAGAATGCAGAGTGGGACTTCGGCAGAAATCCGGTAGTGCCGGCCAAGCCTCACGTTCAGCAAGGTGCTGAACAGAAGCCGCCTATACAGGTGAGACAGGATTCCGGCAGCTTTTTATCCGGAAATGCAGGGCCGACGCGGCCTCAGCCCGCTGCAGTGGCGGCAACTGCACTGTTAACGGCCAGCGATAGCGCGTTTACCGGACATGAGAAAGTGCAGCCCGCCCGTGCTTGTCCTTTCCTGGAACGCACCGGCGCAGAGGAGGATGGTGCACCGGAAAAGATTGAGCTGGACCGTGGCAGCTTCATCATCGGCCGGTCACCTGATGTGGCCCAGTATGTAGAGAAGTCTGAGGGGGTCTCCAGAGTGCATGCGGAAATATCCAGAGGCCCGGCCGGTTATATCATTAAGGATCTGGACTCGCGAAATGGGACTCTGTATCAGGGGAGCCCGATGATTCCTTATAAGGAATACCCGCTGACTGAAGGGAGCGTCTTTACAATTATTAAGGGCAGCTACACCTTCCGCTCTGCTTGA
- a CDS encoding TadE/TadG family type IV pilus assembly protein, with protein sequence MKCWKQSPKKQRNEGSMVVEAAMVLPLFLLFVLFLIFIIQMTLYSTALQSTASDTVKVISTHIYPAALAAQKGAAAEDTTGEAAGGMSTGKWTVPRLSVEDWSSSYVEGLPAPVDEWVKAAVQRAEGPLQELQAEASEAVLDHVLKPLMKPYLATDWLDYERLHVSNVTIPDLKQGTRPYFGLVVSYELPMKVPFLNKPIVLEASSLERIWVGNTDASGQGGESGNEGQQGFIIVLEKPDPGVANKQGKIKVKVPAGETANLSIFYKSGQSTAKYLGWKQADESGYIEWEWKIGVNTTPGTWTFVVTLEDGTSLTETFTVVKRF encoded by the coding sequence ATGAAGTGCTGGAAGCAGAGTCCGAAGAAGCAGCGGAATGAAGGCAGCATGGTTGTTGAAGCGGCGATGGTCCTTCCGTTGTTTCTGCTGTTTGTCCTGTTCCTGATTTTTATTATTCAGATGACCCTGTACTCAACGGCACTGCAGAGTACCGCCTCGGACACGGTCAAGGTGATTTCCACGCATATTTATCCGGCGGCGCTGGCAGCGCAGAAAGGGGCGGCTGCAGAGGATACAACTGGCGAAGCAGCCGGAGGCATGTCCACCGGAAAATGGACTGTTCCCCGCTTGTCAGTCGAGGATTGGAGCAGCAGCTACGTGGAAGGGCTGCCTGCACCTGTCGATGAATGGGTCAAAGCGGCGGTGCAACGGGCGGAGGGCCCTTTGCAGGAGCTACAGGCTGAGGCTTCGGAAGCTGTACTTGATCATGTGCTTAAACCGTTAATGAAGCCCTATCTGGCCACAGACTGGCTGGATTATGAACGGCTCCATGTTTCGAATGTTACTATTCCTGATCTGAAGCAGGGTACGCGTCCTTATTTCGGGCTGGTAGTCAGTTATGAGCTGCCGATGAAGGTGCCCTTTCTGAATAAGCCGATTGTCCTTGAAGCCAGCAGCCTGGAACGCATATGGGTGGGGAACACAGATGCGTCCGGCCAGGGCGGGGAAAGCGGGAATGAAGGGCAGCAAGGATTTATTATAGTCCTGGAGAAGCCTGATCCGGGAGTTGCCAACAAGCAGGGCAAAATTAAAGTTAAGGTTCCCGCGGGGGAAACGGCGAATCTGTCGATCTTTTATAAGAGCGGCCAGAGTACAGCCAAGTATTTAGGCTGGAAGCAGGCCGATGAATCCGGCTATATCGAATGGGAATGGAAGATCGGGGTGAATACGACACCCGGAACTTGGACATTTGTCGTTACCCTTGAGGATGGTACCAGCCTTACGGAGACTTTTACAGTTGTAAAAAGATTTTAG
- a CDS encoding type II secretion system F family protein: MLKPDKKPAVRQRNVRKPVLANAKEVNNRPQLPDYTVYVLSPRLKIAAWLAGGLLMFGIGYLFYHHLLISLLLVPAGAYTPRILRKYLQDRRRSALNLQFKQTLFSLSSSLSAGRSVENAFREAAADLQLLDPEGNSDMLAELSIICARMEYNQPIEEALHDFSRRAGMEDVERFADVFTVCKRTGGDLVEVVRRTSTIIGEKLDIQQDIAVSIAQKKFEAKALLAAPLLMVLFMSLTASDYMQPMYTGAGMAISTLSLAGLFLCYRWTTKIMDIPL; this comes from the coding sequence ATGCTGAAGCCGGATAAGAAGCCTGCTGTCAGGCAGAGAAATGTCAGAAAACCGGTTCTTGCAAATGCCAAGGAGGTGAATAACAGGCCGCAGCTGCCGGATTATACCGTATACGTTCTGTCTCCCCGCCTGAAGATAGCAGCGTGGCTGGCAGGCGGGCTGCTGATGTTCGGCATTGGCTACCTGTTCTATCATCACCTCCTGATTTCCCTGCTGCTGGTGCCGGCCGGGGCTTATACGCCGCGGATTTTGCGCAAATATCTGCAGGACCGGCGGCGATCTGCGCTTAACCTGCAGTTCAAGCAGACCTTGTTCTCACTTTCCTCCTCGCTGTCCGCCGGACGCTCTGTGGAGAATGCCTTCCGCGAAGCAGCAGCTGACCTGCAGCTGCTCGACCCTGAAGGGAACAGCGATATGCTCGCAGAGCTGTCGATTATCTGCGCGCGGATGGAATACAACCAGCCCATTGAAGAGGCGCTGCATGATTTCAGCCGCCGGGCCGGAATGGAGGATGTGGAGCGGTTTGCCGATGTCTTTACGGTCTGTAAGCGTACTGGCGGTGATCTGGTCGAAGTGGTGCGCCGTACCTCCACCATTATTGGTGAGAAGCTGGATATCCAGCAGGATATTGCAGTAAGCATTGCCCAGAAGAAGTTTGAAGCCAAAGCTTTGCTGGCGGCACCGCTGCTGATGGTACTGTTTATGAGTCTGACGGCAAGTGACTATATGCAGCCGATGTACACCGGCGCAGGCATGGCTATTTCTACCCTATCTTTAGCCGGCCTGTTCCTGTGTTACCGGTGGACCACAAAGATTATGGATATTCCGTTATAG
- a CDS encoding thiol-disulfide oxidoreductase DCC family protein, whose product MENGKSREAGHTVVLIDGVCNLCQGLVRFIIPRDPKGRIKFASLQSDKGRELLLAAGLETDRLDTVVLLENGRVYIESSAVLRIAGKLRFPWPAAYVFVIVPRPLRNVLYKVVARNRYRWFGRDEACLLPSPDIKSRFL is encoded by the coding sequence ATGGAGAACGGAAAAAGCCGGGAAGCCGGGCATACAGTGGTGCTGATCGACGGTGTCTGCAATCTGTGCCAGGGGCTGGTCCGGTTCATTATTCCACGTGATCCCAAGGGCCGGATAAAGTTCGCCTCTCTTCAGAGTGACAAAGGGCGTGAGCTGCTGCTGGCCGCAGGGCTTGAAACAGACCGGCTCGATACAGTGGTTCTGCTCGAGAACGGCAGAGTTTACATCGAATCTTCTGCTGTGCTGCGCATCGCAGGTAAGCTGCGGTTTCCATGGCCGGCGGCTTATGTTTTTGTGATTGTACCCCGTCCGCTGCGCAACGTGCTGTACAAGGTGGTGGCAAGGAACCGTTATCGCTGGTTTGGCAGAGATGAGGCATGCCTGCTTCCATCGCCGGATATTAAGAGCAGATTCCTGTGA
- a CDS encoding organic hydroperoxide resistance protein produces MTTLKALYTATATVKGGREGSVESSDGVLKHDLKMPKELGGPGGNGTNPEQLFAAGYGACYESALANIARKEGVKLQDVSVTSNVLIGKDESDGGFKLGVRLDVSLPGIERSQAEDLAKKAHEFCPYSKATRGNIEVELNIV; encoded by the coding sequence ATGACCACATTAAAAGCTTTGTACACAGCGACAGCAACCGTTAAGGGAGGACGCGAAGGTTCGGTTGAATCCTCGGACGGCGTTCTGAAGCATGATTTGAAAATGCCTAAAGAGCTTGGAGGACCCGGAGGCAACGGCACCAATCCTGAGCAGCTGTTTGCAGCGGGATACGGGGCCTGCTATGAAAGTGCGCTTGCTAATATTGCCCGTAAAGAGGGTGTTAAGCTGCAGGATGTTTCGGTTACTTCCAATGTGCTGATCGGCAAGGACGAGAGTGACGGCGGCTTTAAGCTGGGTGTAAGACTGGACGTTAGTCTGCCGGGTATCGAACGTTCACAGGCTGAGGATCTTGCCAAAAAGGCACATGAATTCTGCCCTTACTCCAAGGCAACCCGCGGAAATATTGAGGTGGAGCTTAATATCGTTTAA
- a CDS encoding Flp1 family type IVb pilin — protein MMITIAEAARRLWKDEEGLGTLEMIMIIAVLIAVVLVFRTEIVKVVKDLISTAGSKSQEVFD, from the coding sequence ATGATGATAACAATAGCTGAAGCTGCCAGACGCTTGTGGAAGGACGAAGAGGGACTAGGCACGCTGGAAATGATTATGATCATCGCAGTACTGATTGCAGTAGTACTTGTATTCCGTACAGAAATTGTCAAGGTGGTCAAGGATCTGATCAGTACGGCGGGAAGCAAGAGCCAGGAAGTTTTTGATTAA
- a CDS encoding CpaF family protein, whose product MHEELFRKLKREIRAGLDVTAAVGNRELSGYIERTILGMQSLRYLTAQEKHELVKKLFDSFRGLDILQPLVDNPAITEIMINSHEEIFVEEEGQIRRLPLAFESRSRLEDIIQTVVSGVDRVVNDSSPIVDARLRDGSRVNVVLPPVALKGPAMTIRKFPETPMTMNDLVRRGALSGEAAELLQIFVAAGYNIFISGGTGSGKTTFLNALSQFIPSQERVITIEDSAELQIVTVPNLVSLETRNANTEGRGEITIRDLIRSSLRMRPNRIVVGEVRGAECLDMLQAMNTGHAGSLSTGHSNSAGDMVSRLETMVLSAADLPVAVVRQQISSAIDIFVHLSRLRDRSRRVVEICEVAGLQAGEVVLNPLYEFRETGEREGKIEGSLTACGNPLLHAGKLKLAGIYQYPLQQFTAGPGMKEAVC is encoded by the coding sequence ATGCATGAGGAATTGTTCAGGAAGCTGAAACGGGAGATCCGGGCCGGGCTTGATGTTACAGCAGCCGTTGGGAACCGCGAGCTCAGCGGCTATATTGAGCGGACGATTCTCGGGATGCAGAGCCTGCGTTATTTGACCGCCCAGGAGAAGCATGAGCTGGTAAAGAAGCTGTTTGATTCCTTCCGCGGCCTCGATATTTTGCAGCCCCTGGTTGATAATCCGGCGATTACGGAGATTATGATCAACAGCCATGAGGAGATTTTTGTAGAGGAGGAGGGACAGATCCGGCGGCTGCCGCTGGCTTTTGAGTCGAGGAGCAGGCTGGAGGATATCATTCAGACTGTGGTCTCCGGTGTGGACAGGGTAGTTAACGATTCTTCGCCGATTGTGGATGCGCGGCTGCGGGACGGCTCGCGTGTCAACGTGGTGCTGCCTCCGGTTGCCCTGAAGGGGCCGGCCATGACCATCCGTAAATTTCCCGAAACGCCGATGACGATGAATGATCTGGTGCGCCGGGGCGCGCTGAGCGGGGAAGCGGCGGAGCTGCTGCAGATTTTCGTGGCGGCAGGCTACAACATTTTTATCAGCGGCGGGACCGGCTCCGGGAAGACTACCTTCCTTAACGCCTTGTCCCAGTTCATACCGTCCCAGGAACGGGTCATTACAATCGAAGATTCAGCTGAGCTGCAGATTGTTACAGTGCCTAATCTTGTCTCGCTGGAGACGAGAAATGCCAACACGGAGGGTCGCGGCGAGATTACGATCCGCGATCTGATCCGCTCCTCCCTGCGGATGAGACCCAACCGGATTGTGGTTGGGGAGGTCCGGGGAGCGGAATGCCTTGATATGCTGCAGGCGATGAATACTGGTCACGCAGGAAGCTTGTCAACGGGACACTCCAACAGTGCCGGGGATATGGTCAGCAGGCTGGAGACGATGGTGCTCAGTGCAGCCGATCTTCCTGTAGCAGTAGTCCGGCAGCAGATCAGCTCAGCCATTGATATTTTTGTGCATTTATCCAGGCTGCGGGACCGCTCGCGCCGGGTGGTAGAGATCTGTGAAGTGGCCGGATTACAGGCAGGGGAGGTGGTGCTGAATCCCTTATACGAGTTCCGTGAGACAGGGGAACGGGAGGGAAAGATTGAAGGCAGCCTTACTGCTTGCGGCAATCCCCTGCTGCATGCCGGGAAGCTGAAGCTGGCCGGCATTTATCAATACCCGCTGCAGCAATTTACAGCCGGACCCGGGATGAAGGAGGCGGTATGCTGA
- a CDS encoding A24 family peptidase, with amino-acid sequence MAGWAFWGCLFILTAAFVTDLRWMKIPNWISVLALITGLMSRIVVSGWHGLLFALAGAAAGFAVLLLMYFMGAVGAGDVKLFAGIGAWTGIWFSLQVIMYSILFGAVIGWIIVLFRRDTVRRIRSTLSRTAGLLLLRRPALLRSGTDGEVLRFPFMLAVIPGFLYTYFCF; translated from the coding sequence ATGGCAGGGTGGGCCTTTTGGGGCTGTCTGTTCATTCTGACGGCAGCCTTTGTCACAGACTTGCGGTGGATGAAGATACCTAACTGGATTTCCGTACTTGCCTTAATAACAGGGTTAATGTCAAGGATTGTTGTATCCGGATGGCACGGGCTTTTATTCGCACTGGCCGGTGCGGCTGCGGGATTTGCCGTTCTGCTGCTTATGTATTTTATGGGAGCAGTCGGAGCGGGGGATGTGAAGCTTTTTGCCGGTATTGGTGCCTGGACAGGGATATGGTTCAGCCTTCAGGTCATCATGTATTCGATTTTATTCGGGGCGGTAATCGGCTGGATCATCGTGCTGTTCAGACGGGATACCGTTAGAAGAATCCGCAGTACGCTCAGCAGAACCGCCGGACTTTTGCTGCTGCGCAGGCCTGCACTCTTAAGAAGCGGCACTGACGGTGAAGTGCTACGGTTTCCGTTTATGCTGGCCGTGATTCCCGGATTTCTATATACCTATTTCTGCTTTTAG